The genomic region AAATATTTATAGTAAGCTGCCAGTTTATAGGCTGCTGATTTGTTGATTTTAAGAATCTATTACATTTAGAAAAATGCGAGCTTTTGAAAAAACCTCTATGAGCAGAAAGAGGACTGGGATGAACAGATTCTAACACCAAATGATTGTCATTAGTAATTAATTTCTTTTTAAGTTGGGCGTTTTTCCCCCACAAAATAAACACCACCGGTCTTTGGCGTTTATTTAAAAGCTGTATCGCCTTATCTGTGAATTTTTCCCACCCAATGCCTTTGTGAGAATTAGGTTCTCCTTTTCTAACTGTGAGCACTGTGTTAAGTAGCAGCACACCCTCATAAGCCCAGTGATTTAAAAAGCCGTGGTTAGGGATGGTAAAGCTTACATCCATCTGTAACTCTTTGTATATGTTTTTTAAGGAAGGCGGGGTCTTTATGCCAGGCTGAACAGAGAAACTTAGGCCGTGGGCTTGACCTTCACCATGATAAGGGTCTTGACCGAGTATAACTACCTTGGTGCTGCTAAAAGAGGTTAAGTTAAAGGCATTAAAAACTAAATCTTTTCTTGGATAAACTTTATAGTTAGAATACTCTTCTATAAGTGTCTGTTTTAACTTTTTGTAATATTCTTTATTTTCTTCACCTGCTAGTTTGTTTCGCCAATCATTATGTATATCTAGCATTGATTCTCACCTCAAACAAATACTTAATATTTAGTTAAAAACCAACCCCCTTACATAGGAGGCTGGTTTTGCTTTATTCTTTTACCTTATGATCTTTCTTTACGTACTGATTATAGCAGTAGTTTATAATATCACTTCTTTTTATGATTCCTATAAAAATGTCTTTATCATCGATTACTGGTACAAAGTTTTGACTTGTTGCAAGGTTGATTAGGTCCTCGATATCAGCGTTTATCGACACAGTTTTGTTTACCATATGTTTGGGGATATCTTCTAGTAGTATGTTTTCTGTTTCGCTTAAGCTAATTTCAGGCAAGCTCTTCAGCTTCCAAAGCAAGTCCCCCTCTGTAATAGTGTCCACGTATTTACCATTTTCATCGATTACTGGTATTGCAGTATAGCGATGATATTCCATTCTTTCTAATGCCTGCCTCATTGTAGATTTAGGCGTTTCAAAAATGATATCTGTTTTAGGCGTAAGAAAAAAAGCTATGTTCATCAATACCCCTCCTAGATTACGAAATAACCCTGTACACCCATATATAATTATACCATAAGTTAAGCTGAATTTCAGATTGAAAATCAGATCCCTTTAAATTTAGGAACCTGATTTTTTAATCTTTGTTTACTGCATTTTTAAGCTCTTGATTTGTAATAAATCCTTTTTCAAGCATCCTGTTAAGTACTATTTGCCTTTGATCTATAGCGATTTGAGAGTTAACCTGTACCGCCGGTCCATACACGTTAGGAGCTTGAATAATACCAGCTAAAGCAGCCGCTTGGGATAAATTAACTTCCTTTGCCGATGTGCCAGAAAAATAGTTTTTAGAAGCCTGCTCCACTCCCCAGTTTCCACTACCGAAGTAGATTTGATTTAGATACATTTCAAGTATTTGTTCTTTGGTAAACTGACGCTCTAGTTCAAAAGCTATAACTATCTCTAAAAGTTTTCTTTCCGCCGTTTGCTCATGGTTTAAAAAGAGGTTTCTAGCTAGCTGTTGTGTTATTGTGCTACCGCCTTGGGTAATTTCTCTATTTCTTATATTGACAGATAGCGCCCGCATCATACCCTTAACATCAAAGCCAGGGTGCCGATAAAAACGGTTATCCTCTATAGCGATAAAGGCTTTTGTTAAATGTTCTGGCATGTCATCTATCGAAACAAAATCTATCCTATTTGCATGAAATTCCCTGACCAACACATCTTCTATTATAGATATTTCTCTATTAGCATCATATATAGGCTTAGGATTTTCCCAGTCTATATAACGGGAGGAAAAAGGAACCTTAATAGAAATATAAGTATAAGAAACAAACAATACGGCAATTAACACAACTGCAATAGACGCCCTAAATATCCACCTTATTATTTTCAAAGCAAAATCCCCCCTCAAACTAAGTTTGTCATTATTCTCGTTAATTATTTATTATATACCAAAATTTGATAAAGTGAAACTTCAATCAGTGAGGTGACTCTTCCTCATTGATTGTTAGTTGAACCAATCGGGCTTTTACTGGCTGTTGTTACCCACTTGCAAATATTGGATTGCTCTCTAAAGTGGGGGGCTTACAGCCAGTTAACCTGCGGTAAAGTGAAACTTCAATCAGTGAGGTGACTCTTCCTCACTGAGTGTTACTTGAACCAATCGGGCTTTTACTGGCTGTTGTTCCCCACATGCAAATATGGATTGCTTCTAATTGTTGAAGTGGGGGCTTACAGCCAGTTAACCTGCGGTAAAGTGAAACTTCAATCAGTGAGGCGACCTTCCTCACTGATTGTTTAGTTGAACCAATCGGGCTTTTACTGGCTGTTGTTCCCCACTTGCAAATATTGGATTGCTCTCTAAAGTGGGGGGCTTACAGCCAGTTAACCTGCGGTAAAGTGAAACTTCAATCAGTGAGGTGACTCTTCTTATACAACACAAGCAAAGGGGCTGTCTTTTCAGGAAAGATCCTGTTTCAGACACCCCCTTTTAAACAAACTAAAGTATTTCTAACTGGAGTAGAACAACTACAAACACCAGTATTAGCAGCTCTATTGAGATTACTAGACTTAGATCTGCCGTGGTTATTTCGACGTTTCTCGAGTTTGCTACTCTTGTGCGTAGATAACTTACCTGCTTAATTTTAGTCGCTTGTAGCAGCTCTTGAGTAACTTCTTTAGCTTTTGCAGTGTCACCAATTACCACTGATATTATAGTTATAAGAGCTAGCTCTATACTAGCTTGAAGGTTTATCGCCGCCTGGGCGCTAAGCTTATTTATTGTTACGTTGTACGAGTCGTATATTTCTATATCTTCGTCAATAATTTGGAATATCTTGCTAACCTGTTCAGCTTCCTGCGCTATTAAGTCATCAAGTGGTAATGGTTTTTTAGGATATGGCTTCTTCGGAAATGGTTTCTTAAAATTTGAATCATAATCATCATAATCATCGTAGTCATACTCAGCATTAAAATCATACTCTTCTTCGCGGTATTCGTCAAACTTTGTCAATGTTATACCCCCCTTTTTTATTTAATAATTCCCCTTACTACCCATTAACCCAAGCTTTTAGTTGTTATTTTTCTCCTTTGTTTGCTTGTTCTTTTAACTTACCTAGTTGATCAAGATATTCTAACGCTAACTGTCTTATTTGTTCTTTCTGTTCTTCTGTAAGCTTATCGGCTTTGCTTGCAGTAAGTTCATTTTTTTTGAGTATATCTGACACAAGTATTTCCACAAGGGCTTTATTAGGACCGAAGTCTTTAAGTTTTTCTTTTAATTGTTCTTTGCTGTTTTCCATGTTATTCCCCCTCCCTTGATTTACTTTATTCTTTCCCCTTAAAATTGTGAGTGCCAAGGCGAGATAGTTGTTAAAATGGGCTTTTAGCTTGGCTTTTGAGCAAAATAAAAAAACCTAGTTCAACTAGGTTTTTTATTCAATACTATATTAAAAATTATTCTACTTTTATGGCGTCCACCGGGCATGCATCTTCTGCTTCTTTAGCTCCATCTACTTTATCATCTGGAATATCATCATCGATGGCAATAGCTTTTTCTTCATCGTCGGTCATCTCATATACTTCTGGACAAATGTTAGGACATAGCCCACATCCAATACATGCATCTTGATCTACAATAGCTTTCATAATATACTCTCTCCTTTATAATAAGTTTTCTATATATAAGTTTTCTCTATAAATTGAAGGTTATACATTTATATCGGCTTAAGTCATATTTTGTGTTTATATTTTCAATATTTACACTTCTTTTAAGTGATGGTATAATAATAAGAAAATAGAGGTGGTTTAATGTCTAATAAAAATAATTTTAAATTAATCGTGCCTAGCTCAAATAAGAGCAAGCCCCTTACGGCTGGTTGTGCTGAAACCAAAGCCTATTATATAAAAAAACAAATTAATGAGAGTATAAAGGAGAAAAGTGAGTTAACTTCTAAGCAGCTTATGAAGATAGAGAAATTTGCAGATAAGCATTGTAATTCTACAATATATGTAGATATTTATAGCTTACTGGGTGATTTGTTTTACACTCTTGGCAAACCTCAAAAAGAGGTTTGCTACTATACTAGAGCTTTTGAAAGGGCTATGAACCTTAAGCTTAAAAGCGGAAATCATAAAATAGTATCAAAGCTTGTTTCTAGCTACATTAAAGATGGAAAGTATGAGGAAGCTATTAGCTTAAACTCTTTAATCCTTTCAGAGGAAAAAGATATTCCCAAAGAAGAAAAGTGGATAATTTATTATAACACTGCACTAGCTTATAATCACTTAGATGATCACGAAAATAGTT from Proteinivorax hydrogeniformans harbors:
- a CDS encoding uracil-DNA glycosylase, translated to MLDIHNDWRNKLAGEENKEYYKKLKQTLIEEYSNYKVYPRKDLVFNAFNLTSFSSTKVVILGQDPYHGEGQAHGLSFSVQPGIKTPPSLKNIYKELQMDVSFTIPNHGFLNHWAYEGVLLLNTVLTVRKGEPNSHKGIGWEKFTDKAIQLLNKRQRPVVFILWGKNAQLKKKLITNDNHLVLESVHPSPLSAHRGFFKSSHFSKCNRFLKSTNQQPINWQLTINI
- a CDS encoding CBS domain-containing protein — protein: MNIAFFLTPKTDIIFETPKSTMRQALERMEYHRYTAIPVIDENGKYVDTITEGDLLWKLKSLPEISLSETENILLEDIPKHMVNKTVSINADIEDLINLATSQNFVPVIDDKDIFIGIIKRSDIINYCYNQYVKKDHKVKE
- a CDS encoding transglycosylase domain-containing protein → MKIIRWIFRASIAVVLIAVLFVSYTYISIKVPFSSRYIDWENPKPIYDANREISIIEDVLVREFHANRIDFVSIDDMPEHLTKAFIAIEDNRFYRHPGFDVKGMMRALSVNIRNREITQGGSTITQQLARNLFLNHEQTAERKLLEIVIAFELERQFTKEQILEMYLNQIYFGSGNWGVEQASKNYFSGTSAKEVNLSQAAALAGIIQAPNVYGPAVQVNSQIAIDQRQIVLNRMLEKGFITNQELKNAVNKD
- a CDS encoding spore coat protein — protein: MTKFDEYREEEYDFNAEYDYDDYDDYDSNFKKPFPKKPYPKKPLPLDDLIAQEAEQVSKIFQIIDEDIEIYDSYNVTINKLSAQAAINLQASIELALITIISVVIGDTAKAKEVTQELLQATKIKQVSYLRTRVANSRNVEITTADLSLVISIELLILVFVVVLLQLEIL
- a CDS encoding ferredoxin — its product is MKAIVDQDACIGCGLCPNICPEVYEMTDDEEKAIAIDDDIPDDKVDGAKEAEDACPVDAIKVE